The following proteins are encoded in a genomic region of Pseudoxanthomonas suwonensis 11-1:
- a CDS encoding oxygenase MpaB family protein yields MTGPRHRPTLQLADITREAYIYFGAGATVAWQMAEPGVGRGVARHSATLDRPLERLRATMGYVYAVTLGDDADRAAIARHVNRAHAAVRGPGYNAFDRGLQLWVAATLYRGAVDVHELFNGPLPDAAREPLYRQAWAYGRTLQVPDAAWPADVAAFDAWWEAQARRLAVDEEVRGYMQAVLGGGKAPWWVRPALPLQRLATAGLLPPRLRELYGLPWDAGRERRWQAFRRWAPRLYRLAPRWLRHLPARYYLNQLRRQYRD; encoded by the coding sequence ATGACCGGACCGCGCCACCGCCCCACCCTGCAGCTGGCCGACATCACCCGCGAGGCCTACATCTACTTCGGTGCCGGCGCCACCGTGGCCTGGCAGATGGCCGAGCCGGGCGTGGGCCGCGGCGTGGCCCGCCACAGCGCCACCCTGGACCGTCCGCTCGAGCGGCTGCGCGCGACCATGGGCTATGTCTACGCGGTGACCCTGGGCGACGACGCGGACCGCGCCGCCATCGCCCGCCACGTCAACCGCGCCCATGCCGCGGTGCGCGGCCCCGGCTACAACGCCTTCGACCGCGGATTGCAGCTGTGGGTGGCCGCCACCCTCTACCGCGGCGCGGTCGATGTCCACGAGCTGTTCAACGGCCCGCTGCCGGACGCCGCCCGGGAACCGCTGTACCGCCAGGCCTGGGCCTATGGCCGCACCCTGCAGGTGCCGGACGCGGCCTGGCCGGCCGACGTCGCCGCGTTCGATGCCTGGTGGGAGGCGCAGGCGCGGCGGCTGGCGGTCGACGAGGAGGTCCGCGGCTACATGCAGGCGGTGCTGGGCGGCGGCAAGGCCCCGTGGTGGGTGCGGCCGGCCCTGCCGCTGCAGCGCCTGGCCACCGCCGGACTGCTGCCGCCGCGGCTGCGGGAGCTGTACGGCCTGCCCTGGGATGCTGGCCGCGAGCGTCGCTGGCAGGCGTTCCGGCGCTGGGCGCCCCGGCTGTACCGGCTGGCCCCGCGCTGGCTGCGCCATCTGCCGGCGCGCTATTACCTGAACCAGCTCAGGCGCCAGTACCGCGATTGA
- the gcvP gene encoding aminomethyl-transferring glycine dehydrogenase: MSQHAPSLRELEQHDAFVGRHIGPNDAEIATMLQAVGHDSLEALTDAIVPGTIKSADPLALEGSLTEEEALARIRAIAKKNKVFRSFIGQGYYGTHTPKVILRNILENPAWYTAYTPYQAEISQGRMEALVNFQQMCADLTGMEIANASLLDEATAAAEAMTLAKRAGKSKSDTFFVHDAVHPQTLEVLRTRAEPLGITLRVGTPAEAMEAECFGILLQYPDTFGHIGDHKALAEAIHARGGLVAVATDLLALTLIAAPGEWGADIVVGNSQRFGVPFGFGGPHAAFMACRDAFKRSMPGRLIGVSVDTEGNPAYRLTLQTREQHIRREKATSNICTAQVLLAVMASMYAVYHGPEGLKRIARRTHRLAAILAAALRSAGVEVGEHFFDTLHVKSVDAGAILDRAREAGINLRAIDSEAVGISLDETTSRADLVALAGLFGAAIDIDALDAATPDALPSDLLRTSPFLQHPVFNTHHSEHELLRYMRSLSDKDLAMDRTMIPLGSCTMKLNATAEMIPVTWPEFSQIHPLVPADQAEGYRELITGLEAMLAECTGYDAVSLQPNSGAQGEYSGLLAIRAYHASRGEGHRDICLIPESAHGTNPASAQMCGMKVVVTKCDANGNIDVEDIRAKAGKHSANLAAIMITYPSTHGVFEEDVVEICEIIHAHGGQVYTDGANMNALVGLAKPGKWGSDVSHLNLHKTFCIPHGGGGPGVGPCAVKAHLAAFLPRTLDGEGKVGMVSAASFGSASILPISWMYIAMMGGAGLRKATQVALLNANYISKKLAPHYRTLYTGRNGLVAHECILDIRPLEKTTGIGAEDIAKRLIDFGFHAPTLSFPVAGTLMVEPTESESQHELDRFIDAMIQIRDEIRAIEDGRLDREDNPLRHAPHTALQVSASEWKHAYPRELAAFPLPSLKQQKYWPPVSRVDNVYGDKNVFCACIPVDAYAEDSAGA, encoded by the coding sequence ATGTCCCAGCACGCCCCTTCCCTGCGCGAACTCGAGCAGCACGACGCCTTCGTCGGCCGCCACATCGGCCCCAACGACGCCGAAATCGCCACCATGCTCCAGGCCGTCGGCCACGACTCGCTCGAGGCCCTGACCGACGCCATCGTCCCGGGGACCATCAAGTCCGCCGACCCGCTCGCGCTGGAGGGCAGCCTCACCGAGGAGGAGGCCTTGGCGCGCATCCGCGCCATCGCGAAGAAGAACAAGGTCTTCCGCAGCTTCATCGGCCAGGGCTACTACGGGACCCACACGCCCAAGGTCATCCTGCGCAACATCCTCGAGAACCCGGCCTGGTACACCGCCTACACCCCGTACCAGGCGGAGATCTCGCAGGGCCGCATGGAAGCGCTGGTGAACTTCCAGCAGATGTGCGCCGACCTGACCGGCATGGAGATCGCCAACGCCTCCCTGCTGGACGAGGCCACCGCTGCGGCCGAGGCCATGACCCTGGCCAAGCGCGCCGGCAAGTCGAAGTCCGACACCTTCTTCGTGCACGACGCCGTGCACCCGCAGACCCTCGAGGTGCTGCGCACCCGCGCCGAGCCGCTGGGCATCACCCTGCGCGTGGGCACCCCGGCCGAGGCGATGGAGGCCGAGTGCTTCGGCATCCTGCTGCAGTACCCGGACACCTTTGGCCACATCGGCGACCACAAGGCCCTGGCCGAGGCGATCCACGCCCGCGGCGGCCTGGTCGCGGTGGCGACCGACCTGCTGGCCCTGACCCTGATCGCCGCCCCCGGCGAATGGGGCGCGGACATCGTGGTCGGCAATTCGCAGCGCTTCGGCGTGCCGTTCGGCTTTGGCGGCCCGCACGCGGCATTCATGGCCTGCCGCGACGCGTTCAAGCGCTCCATGCCCGGCCGCCTGATCGGCGTGTCGGTCGACACCGAGGGCAACCCGGCCTACCGCCTGACCCTGCAGACCCGCGAGCAGCACATCCGCCGCGAGAAGGCCACCTCCAACATCTGCACCGCACAGGTGCTGCTGGCGGTGATGGCCTCGATGTACGCCGTGTACCACGGTCCCGAGGGCCTGAAGCGCATCGCCCGCCGCACCCACCGCCTGGCCGCGATCCTGGCCGCCGCGCTGCGCAGCGCCGGTGTCGAGGTCGGCGAGCACTTCTTCGACACCCTGCACGTGAAGAGCGTGGACGCCGGCGCCATCCTCGACCGCGCCCGCGAGGCCGGCATCAACCTGCGCGCGATCGACAGCGAGGCCGTCGGCATCAGCCTGGACGAGACCACCTCCCGCGCCGACCTGGTCGCCCTGGCCGGCCTGTTCGGTGCCGCCATCGACATCGACGCGCTGGACGCGGCCACCCCGGACGCCCTGCCGTCCGACCTGCTGCGCACCAGCCCGTTCCTCCAGCACCCGGTGTTCAACACCCACCACAGCGAGCACGAGCTGCTGCGCTACATGCGCTCGCTGTCGGACAAGGACCTGGCCATGGATCGCACCATGATCCCGCTGGGCTCCTGCACCATGAAGCTCAACGCCACGGCCGAGATGATCCCGGTGACCTGGCCGGAGTTCAGCCAGATCCACCCGCTGGTGCCGGCCGACCAGGCCGAGGGCTACCGCGAGCTGATCACCGGCCTGGAGGCCATGCTGGCCGAGTGCACCGGCTACGACGCGGTCAGCCTGCAGCCGAATTCCGGCGCCCAGGGCGAGTACAGCGGCCTGCTGGCGATCCGCGCGTACCACGCCTCGCGCGGCGAGGGCCATCGCGACATCTGCCTGATCCCCGAGTCGGCGCATGGCACCAACCCGGCCTCGGCGCAGATGTGCGGCATGAAGGTCGTGGTCACCAAGTGCGATGCCAACGGCAACATCGACGTGGAGGACATCCGCGCCAAGGCCGGGAAGCACTCGGCCAACCTGGCCGCGATCATGATCACCTACCCGTCCACCCACGGCGTGTTCGAGGAGGACGTGGTCGAGATCTGCGAGATCATCCACGCCCACGGCGGCCAGGTGTACACCGACGGCGCCAACATGAACGCCCTGGTCGGCCTGGCCAAGCCGGGCAAGTGGGGTTCGGACGTCTCCCACCTCAACCTGCACAAGACCTTCTGCATCCCGCACGGCGGCGGCGGCCCCGGCGTGGGCCCGTGCGCGGTGAAGGCGCACCTGGCCGCGTTCCTGCCGCGCACCCTCGATGGCGAGGGCAAGGTCGGCATGGTCAGCGCCGCCAGCTTCGGCAGCGCCTCGATCCTGCCGATCAGCTGGATGTACATCGCGATGATGGGCGGCGCCGGCCTGCGCAAGGCCACCCAGGTGGCCCTGCTCAACGCCAACTACATCTCGAAGAAGCTCGCCCCGCACTACAGGACCCTGTACACCGGCCGCAATGGCCTGGTCGCGCACGAGTGCATCCTCGACATCCGTCCGCTGGAGAAGACCACCGGCATCGGCGCCGAGGACATCGCCAAGCGCCTGATCGACTTCGGCTTCCACGCCCCGACCCTGAGCTTCCCGGTCGCCGGCACGCTGATGGTGGAGCCCACCGAGAGCGAATCGCAGCACGAGCTGGACCGCTTCATCGACGCCATGATCCAGATCCGCGACGAGATCCGCGCGATCGAGGACGGCCGCCTGGACCGCGAGGACAACCCGCTCAGGCACGCGCCGCACACCGCCCTGCAGGTGTCGGCCAGCGAGTGGAAGCACGCCTACCCGCGCGAGCTGGCCGCGTTCCCGCTGCCGTCGCTGAAGCAGCAGAAGTACTGGCCGCCGGTTTCGCGCGTGGACAACGTGTACGGCGACAAGAACGTGTTCTGCGCCTGCATCCCGGTCGATGCCTACGCCGAGGACAGCGCCGGGGCCTGA
- a CDS encoding outer membrane beta-barrel protein — protein sequence MKNTLALAAALALAALSTDAIAGQPFVRAEAGSSDIEVNYGRGFRDTESDTAVTVGGGYWFTPNIGVEGHVGTLYTEYLGRGYDLDLVTAGAGLVAKKNFGPDNTGFFIGARAGLARMTVQLREDDFDIEEDESSTKPYYGVNLGYDFSRRWGLSLNFDRRTAEMDGFDIDVDTVTFAGEFRFN from the coding sequence ATGAAGAACACCCTGGCCCTGGCCGCCGCGCTGGCCCTCGCCGCCCTGTCGACCGACGCCATCGCCGGCCAGCCCTTCGTGCGCGCCGAAGCCGGCAGCAGCGACATCGAAGTCAACTACGGCCGCGGCTTCCGCGACACCGAGTCCGACACCGCCGTGACCGTCGGCGGCGGCTACTGGTTCACCCCGAACATCGGCGTCGAAGGCCACGTCGGCACCCTGTACACCGAGTACCTGGGCCGCGGCTACGACCTGGACCTGGTCACCGCCGGCGCCGGCCTGGTGGCCAAGAAGAACTTCGGCCCGGACAACACCGGCTTCTTCATCGGCGCCCGCGCCGGCCTGGCGCGCATGACCGTGCAGCTGCGCGAGGACGACTTCGACATCGAGGAAGACGAGAGCTCGACCAAGCCCTACTACGGCGTCAACCTCGGCTACGACTTCAGCCGCCGCTGGGGCCTGAGCCTGAACTTCGACCGCCGCACCGCGGAGATGGACGGCTTCGACATCGACGTCGACACCGTCACCTTCGCCGGCGAGTTCCGCTTCAACTGA
- a CDS encoding multidrug effflux MFS transporter, producing MSLRSTRTLTLLLAGLAMFGPFSIDTIFPAFPQMAAQFGADKVAMQQTISVYLISYAVMSIVHGPLSDALGRRRVILAGLVVFTLASAGCALSRDLPTLLAFRALQGLSAGVGLIVGRAVIRDVLQGDDAQRLMSQVSMIFGIAPAIAPIIGGWMLGAGRWPLIFWFLAAFGLMLVVSVGRWLPETHPQELRIPLRPRRLLRDYAAIGTNPRFQRLAAAGALNFAGMFLYIASAPAFLMDLLHLGEREFAWLFIPTIGGMTIGAFLSGRLAGHWTPSRQVSAGFACSAAAAVLNLAYNALAPSISVPWAVLPMSLFAFGVALVFPVLTLAILDMYPRHRGAASSLQAFVQLVLNSLVAGLLSPLLSHHGLHLALGMLGFVASGWAFWCWESSVARRAPPGSTPPSSPMIEPGEQL from the coding sequence ATGAGCCTGCGCAGCACCCGCACCCTGACCCTCCTGCTGGCCGGCCTGGCGATGTTCGGCCCGTTCTCGATCGACACCATCTTCCCGGCATTCCCGCAGATGGCCGCGCAGTTCGGCGCCGACAAGGTCGCGATGCAGCAGACCATCAGCGTCTACCTGATCTCGTACGCGGTGATGAGCATCGTCCACGGCCCGCTGTCCGACGCGCTGGGCCGGCGCCGGGTGATCCTGGCCGGGCTGGTGGTGTTCACCCTGGCTTCGGCCGGCTGCGCGCTGTCGCGCGACCTGCCGACCCTGCTGGCCTTCCGTGCGCTGCAGGGCCTGTCGGCGGGCGTGGGCCTGATCGTCGGCCGCGCGGTGATCCGCGACGTGCTGCAGGGCGACGACGCCCAGCGGCTGATGAGCCAGGTCTCGATGATCTTCGGCATCGCCCCGGCGATCGCGCCGATCATCGGCGGCTGGATGCTCGGTGCCGGACGCTGGCCGCTGATCTTCTGGTTCCTGGCCGCGTTCGGCCTGATGCTGGTGGTGAGCGTGGGCCGCTGGCTGCCGGAAACCCATCCGCAGGAGCTGCGCATCCCGCTGCGGCCGCGCCGGCTGCTGCGCGACTACGCGGCGATCGGCACCAACCCGCGCTTCCAGCGCCTGGCCGCGGCCGGCGCGCTGAACTTCGCCGGCATGTTCCTGTACATCGCCTCGGCCCCGGCCTTCCTGATGGACCTGCTGCACCTGGGCGAGCGCGAGTTCGCCTGGCTGTTCATCCCCACCATCGGTGGCATGACTATCGGCGCCTTCCTGTCCGGCCGCCTGGCCGGGCACTGGACGCCTTCGCGCCAGGTGAGCGCGGGCTTCGCCTGCTCGGCCGCCGCGGCCGTGCTCAACCTGGCCTACAACGCACTCGCGCCTTCGATCTCGGTGCCGTGGGCGGTGCTGCCGATGAGCCTGTTCGCCTTCGGCGTGGCCCTGGTCTTCCCGGTGCTGACCCTGGCGATCCTCGACATGTACCCGCGCCACCGCGGCGCGGCCTCCTCGCTGCAGGCCTTCGTCCAGCTGGTGCTCAACTCGCTGGTCGCCGGCCTGCTGTCGCCGCTGCTGAGCCACCACGGCCTGCACCTGGCGCTGGGCATGCTGGGCTTCGTCGCCTCGGGCTGGGCGTTCTGGTGCTGGGAATCCAGCGTCGCCCGCCGCGCCCCGCCCGGA